A genomic region of Trifolium pratense cultivar HEN17-A07 linkage group LG3, ARS_RC_1.1, whole genome shotgun sequence contains the following coding sequences:
- the LOC123916588 gene encoding U11/U12 small nuclear ribonucleoprotein 31 kDa protein-like: MSTKKKQKRKNNDSDEDDVFYYRYPTATATATATSNNQIQSKSNNKASSIISTTGESLAPSKSTLYVSNLDYSLTNSDLHTLFSTFGRIARVTVLKDRHTRLSRGVAFIQFVLRQDAQRAVTEMNKKILNGRTLTVSIAADNGRAPEFIKKRVYNSETGLCFECGEHGHLSYECPKNQLGPRERPQPKKPRRGFGGFRDRLEGNDDDEDEEEEDDGQFEQYSWASIVD, from the coding sequence atgtcaaccaagaagaaacaaaaacgCAAAAACAACGATAGCGATGAAGACGACGTTTTCTACTACCGCTACCCCACCGCCACCGCCACCGCCACCGCCACATCCAATAACCAAAtccaatcaaaatcaaacaacaaaGCATCATCGATAATATCGACAACAGGTGAATCCTTAGCACCATCAAAATCAACACTATATGTTTCAAATCTAGATTACTCCTTAACAAACTCCGATCTCCACACTCTCTTTTCGACTTTCGGCCGAATCGCGCGTGTAACGGTTCTTAAAGACCGTCACACGCGCCTCAGCCGTGGTGTTGCGTTTATTCAGTTTGTTTTGCGTCAGGATGCGCAACGCGCTGTGACGGAAATGAATAAGAAGATTTTGAATGGACGGACTTTGACGGTGTCGATTGCTGCTGATAATGGACGCGCGCCGGAGTTTATTAAGAAGCGCGTGTATAATTCGGAGACTGGTTTGTGTTTTGAGTGTGGGGAGCATGGTCATTTGTCTTATGAGTGTCCTAAGAATCAGTTGGGGCCGAGGGAGCGGCCGCAGCCTAAGAAGCCGAGGCGTGGGTTTGGCGGGTTTAGGGATAGACTGGAAggtaatgatgatgatgaggatgagGAGGAGGAAGATGATGGACAGTTTGAGCAATATAGTTGGGCTTCCATTGTGGATTGA